A single genomic interval of Streptomyces sp. BA2 harbors:
- a CDS encoding type I polyketide synthase has translation MSDEAKLREYLTRVVAELHQTRQRLQDAESAGQEPVAVVAMACRYPGGVRSPEDLWTLLAEGTDAISGFPANRGWDLDGLFDPDPDAIGRSYAREGGFLHSADEFDPEFFGMSPREATATDPQQRLLLETAWETFERAGLDPHTLKGSKAGVYAGVMYDDYAGRLMHRAPEGFEGFLGNGSAASVASGRVAYTFGLEGPAVTVDTACSSSLVSLHLAAQALRNGECELALAGGVTVMATPGTFVEFSRQRGLAPDGRCKPFADAADGTGWGEGAGLVLLERLSDAQRHGHPILAVLRGSAINQDGASNGLTAPNGPSQQRVIEQALADAGLTAGQVDAVEAHGTGTTLGDPIEAQALLATYGREHSTEQPLWLGSIKSNIGHTQAAAGVAGVIKMIEAMRQGVLPSTLHVDEPSRHVDWSAGSVSLLTESRPWPETGRPRRAAVSSFGISGTNAHVILEAAPEPQPAETQPQEQHAGPVPVVVSARSPQALAETADRLAGFVQAHPEVEVAPLAARLWSGRAKLEHRAGIVTDNPDELHAALTALAGGRDHPALITGPSPTTAGAARWAIVLSGQGSQKPGMGAHLHQTYPAYADALDEVCQALDPHLQIPLQQVMFAEAGSDHAALLETTLYTQPALFAHHIAAYRLLQASGATPHALIGHSIGELSAAHLTGTLPLNLAADIVATRAKLLHTLPTGTGMLAALTTPDTLTKHLHHHPHIEIAAHNSPTATTLAGPSNALDELAGELTAAGIHTRPLNVTHAFHSAHTEPILDTFTTHLTNLFTHHHLGHATIPVISNLTGTPATPEQHHSPTYWTQHIRQPVHFHQGITHLTHTQHITLFTELAPHPTLTPHLPTHTTPTTPTKPTPTKPPSPPSTPTTTTSTSHPNSPSNKPPTPTCPPTPSNTTPTGSKPPHNSPTPPTWAWRPVRIPCSPLPFSLPTPQPGQRLVKPPVHQRCSRAGSA, from the coding sequence ATGTCGGACGAAGCCAAGCTTCGGGAATACCTGACCCGCGTAGTGGCCGAACTGCACCAGACGCGTCAACGCCTCCAGGACGCCGAGTCGGCAGGGCAGGAGCCGGTGGCGGTCGTCGCGATGGCCTGCCGGTACCCGGGCGGGGTTCGCTCGCCCGAGGACCTGTGGACGCTGCTGGCCGAGGGCACGGACGCGATCTCCGGCTTCCCGGCCAACCGCGGCTGGGACCTCGACGGCCTCTTCGACCCCGACCCGGACGCGATCGGCAGGAGCTACGCGCGCGAAGGCGGATTCCTGCACTCGGCCGATGAATTCGACCCCGAGTTCTTCGGCATGAGCCCGCGCGAGGCCACAGCGACCGACCCTCAGCAGCGGCTGCTCCTGGAGACGGCCTGGGAGACCTTCGAACGCGCGGGCCTGGACCCGCACACCCTCAAAGGGAGCAAGGCCGGCGTCTACGCGGGCGTGATGTACGACGACTATGCGGGCCGTCTTATGCACCGCGCGCCGGAGGGTTTCGAGGGCTTTCTGGGCAACGGCAGTGCGGCGAGCGTGGCTTCGGGCCGGGTGGCGTACACCTTCGGTCTGGAGGGCCCGGCCGTCACGGTGGACACCGCCTGCTCGTCCTCGCTGGTCTCCCTCCACCTGGCGGCCCAGGCGTTGCGCAACGGTGAGTGCGAACTGGCCCTGGCCGGCGGTGTCACCGTGATGGCTACCCCCGGCACCTTCGTCGAGTTCTCCCGTCAGCGCGGACTGGCTCCCGACGGCCGCTGCAAGCCGTTCGCCGACGCGGCCGACGGCACCGGCTGGGGCGAAGGCGCCGGACTCGTCCTCCTCGAACGCCTCTCCGACGCCCAGCGCCACGGCCACCCCATCTTGGCAGTACTGCGCGGCTCGGCCATCAACCAGGACGGCGCCTCCAACGGCCTGACCGCCCCCAACGGCCCCTCCCAGCAACGCGTCATCGAACAAGCCCTGGCGGATGCGGGGCTCACCGCGGGCCAGGTGGATGCGGTCGAGGCGCACGGCACGGGTACGACGCTCGGCGACCCGATCGAGGCCCAGGCCCTGCTCGCCACCTACGGGCGTGAGCACTCAACCGAACAACCGCTCTGGCTCGGCTCCATCAAATCCAACATCGGCCACACGCAGGCCGCCGCCGGCGTCGCGGGCGTCATCAAGATGATCGAAGCCATGCGGCAGGGGGTGCTGCCCTCGACGCTGCATGTCGATGAACCGTCCCGGCACGTGGACTGGAGTGCGGGCAGTGTCTCGCTGTTGACCGAGTCCCGGCCGTGGCCGGAGACCGGCCGTCCGCGCCGGGCCGCGGTGTCCTCGTTCGGCATCAGCGGGACGAACGCGCATGTGATCCTGGAGGCCGCCCCCGAACCCCAACCGGCCGAGACACAACCGCAGGAACAGCACGCCGGTCCGGTGCCCGTGGTGGTCTCGGCCCGCTCACCCCAAGCCCTCGCCGAAACAGCGGACCGACTCGCCGGCTTCGTCCAAGCCCACCCCGAGGTGGAAGTCGCCCCGCTGGCCGCCCGCCTGTGGTCGGGGCGCGCGAAGCTGGAACACCGCGCAGGCATCGTCACCGACAACCCCGACGAACTGCACGCCGCGCTCACCGCGCTGGCCGGCGGCCGCGACCACCCCGCCCTGATCACCGGCCCCTCCCCCACCACGGCGGGAGCGGCCCGCTGGGCCATCGTCCTCTCCGGCCAGGGCAGCCAAAAACCCGGCATGGGAGCCCACCTCCACCAGACGTACCCCGCCTACGCCGACGCCCTGGACGAAGTCTGCCAAGCCCTGGACCCACACCTGCAGATACCGCTGCAGCAGGTGATGTTCGCCGAAGCCGGCAGCGACCACGCGGCCCTGCTGGAGACCACTCTCTACACCCAGCCCGCCCTCTTCGCCCACCACATCGCCGCCTACCGCCTCCTGCAGGCCAGCGGCGCCACACCCCACGCCCTCATCGGCCACTCCATCGGCGAACTCTCCGCCGCCCACCTCACCGGCACCCTCCCCCTCAACCTCGCCGCCGACATCGTCGCCACCCGCGCAAAACTCCTCCACACCCTGCCCACCGGCACCGGCATGCTCGCCGCCCTCACCACCCCCGACACACTCACCAAACACCTCCACCACCACCCCCACATCGAAATCGCCGCCCACAACTCACCCACCGCCACCACCCTCGCCGGACCCAGCAACGCCCTCGACGAACTCGCCGGCGAACTGACGGCCGCCGGCATCCACACCCGCCCCCTCAACGTCACCCACGCCTTCCACAGCGCCCACACCGAACCCATCCTCGACACCTTCACCACCCACCTCACCAACCTCTTCACCCACCACCACCTCGGCCACGCCACCATCCCCGTCATCTCCAACCTCACCGGCACCCCCGCAACCCCCGAACAGCACCACAGCCCCACCTACTGGACCCAGCACATCCGCCAACCCGTCCACTTCCACCAAGGCATCACCCACCTCACCCACACCCAACACATCACCCTGTTCACCGAACTCGCCCCCCACCCCACCCTCACACCCCACCTCCCCACCCACACCACCCCCACCACCCCAACGAAACCCACACCCACCAAACCACCCTCACCACCCTCCACACCCACCACCACAACATCAACCTCACACCCCAACTCCCCCAGCAACAAACCACCCACACCGACCTGCCCACCTACCCCTTCCAACACCACCCCTACTGGCTCCAAGCCCCCACACAACTCACCGACGCCACCGACCTGGGCATGGCGACCAGTGCGCATCCCCTGCTCGCCGCTGCCATTCAGCTTGCCGACACCACAACCGGGGCAGAGGCTGGTGAAACCTCCGGTGCATCAACGGTGTTCACGGGCCGGATCGGCCTGA